One segment of Thermogemmata fonticola DNA contains the following:
- a CDS encoding BBP7 family outer membrane beta-barrel protein — translation MMRKVLAMGWGLAMLACGGWVYAQPGQPGYAVVRPGGGIGGVAPSAVTPTAAVPEPAPLRMAGDAPVGQPAVNGAKDTAPAPAPGMLPNGVYGGMMASPFATLSSAVMDPPSSFGTETVWISGGYLMGWLTRPKLATPLVTQGDVADLRPGALGQPGTRILYGDEQFRFGNLHGMTAELGVNLNDRLYVEFRGFVFWPQHTRYTVSSDANGAPFIARPVFDTLTNSEGSYRTSTPNDIVGYTRIDARQQLFGYETHARYNVKLTPYLDVDWLLGYRRMQLEEDLRIFDFLQPTGGSITFAGATISAPDTVTDFDRFKTMNQFNGVNLGGRFRWQSGYDWLAFQGYYKVALGVTQQTLKIEGISVADTTVGRFAEVGGILAQSSNIGVHKRSEFGVIPELGVSMVFLPTRYVRLHAGYSALYWNNVIRPTSSIDRRVNPALVPTDTNFGISNPGAFPAVTFKSESVWLQGINFALELYY, via the coding sequence ATGATGCGCAAAGTCTTAGCCATGGGGTGGGGGCTGGCGATGCTGGCGTGTGGGGGATGGGTGTACGCACAGCCGGGCCAGCCTGGGTATGCAGTGGTACGGCCTGGAGGCGGGATAGGCGGTGTCGCTCCAAGCGCCGTGACTCCGACAGCGGCGGTGCCGGAGCCAGCACCCCTGCGGATGGCGGGGGATGCTCCCGTGGGACAACCGGCTGTCAACGGAGCCAAAGACACAGCGCCAGCACCGGCTCCAGGAATGCTACCCAACGGCGTCTATGGTGGCATGATGGCGTCACCATTTGCGACTCTGTCCTCCGCAGTGATGGATCCGCCGTCCTCGTTCGGGACCGAGACGGTGTGGATATCGGGGGGCTATCTGATGGGCTGGCTGACGCGGCCGAAGCTGGCCACTCCCCTGGTGACGCAAGGAGACGTAGCGGACTTGCGACCGGGAGCCTTGGGGCAGCCGGGCACCCGCATTCTCTATGGGGATGAACAGTTCCGCTTTGGCAATCTCCATGGTATGACGGCTGAGTTGGGTGTGAATCTCAATGATCGCTTGTATGTAGAGTTCCGCGGATTTGTCTTCTGGCCGCAACACACACGCTATACGGTATCTTCCGATGCCAACGGTGCGCCGTTCATCGCCCGGCCTGTCTTCGATACCCTCACCAATTCCGAGGGGTCTTACCGGACTTCGACACCCAACGATATTGTCGGATATACAAGGATTGATGCTCGGCAGCAATTATTCGGTTATGAGACCCATGCCCGTTATAATGTCAAGTTAACGCCGTATTTGGATGTGGATTGGTTGCTGGGTTATCGCCGGATGCAGTTGGAGGAAGACTTGCGGATCTTCGACTTTTTGCAACCGACGGGAGGCAGTATTACCTTCGCCGGTGCCACGATTAGTGCTCCCGATACGGTGACCGATTTCGATCGCTTCAAGACGATGAACCAGTTCAACGGTGTGAATTTGGGGGGGCGCTTCCGCTGGCAGTCGGGGTATGATTGGCTGGCGTTCCAGGGTTACTACAAGGTAGCGTTGGGCGTCACCCAGCAAACTTTGAAGATTGAAGGCATATCGGTGGCGGACACCACCGTCGGGCGCTTCGCGGAGGTGGGTGGTATTCTGGCCCAATCCTCGAACATCGGTGTGCACAAGCGCTCGGAGTTCGGCGTCATCCCGGAGTTGGGGGTGAGCATGGTCTTCCTGCCCACCCGGTATGTGCGGCTGCACGCAGGGTATTCCGCCCTCTACTGGAATAATGTCATCCGCCCCACGAGCAGCATCGACCGGCGTGTCAATCCCGCTTTGGTGCCGACGGATACCAACTTTGGCATCAGCAATCCCGGGGCTTTCCCGGCAGTGACCTTCAAGAGCGAAAGCGTGTGGCTGCAAGGGATTAACTTTGCTCTGGAATTGTATTACTGA